The following are encoded in a window of Halorarum salinum genomic DNA:
- a CDS encoding ABC transporter permease subunit, whose product MSLEAVARKDFEDAVRSRWLLALSAFFVLLVSAVAYIVRPAGGGTFSSNAMLGLVNGSLVTTLVPLIALVIAYGAVVGERESGSLKLLLSLPHSRAEVVFGKVVGRTGAMAVPVVVGFLLPAFVLAIGPLQFDVGSYVGYTLLVVFLAAVFVAIAVGFSAAVPSQRLAVAGAVAVYFVFVPLWQILQLPLQFFLMGGTPGWLPLTGNEVLRLVRLLNPTGSFKIISGEYLAGTLLAAGEVGPEAAGQWATNMEIAAIAMLVAWLLVPPLLGLWRFELADL is encoded by the coding sequence ATGAGCCTGGAGGCCGTCGCGCGCAAGGACTTCGAGGACGCGGTGCGCTCGCGCTGGCTGCTGGCGCTGTCGGCGTTCTTCGTCCTGCTGGTCTCGGCGGTCGCCTACATCGTCCGGCCGGCCGGCGGCGGGACGTTCTCCTCGAACGCGATGCTGGGGCTCGTGAACGGTTCGCTCGTCACGACGCTCGTCCCGCTCATCGCGCTCGTCATCGCCTACGGCGCGGTCGTGGGCGAGCGAGAGTCGGGGTCACTGAAGCTGTTGCTCTCGCTCCCCCACTCCCGGGCCGAGGTCGTCTTCGGCAAGGTGGTCGGCCGGACCGGCGCGATGGCGGTCCCCGTCGTCGTCGGGTTCCTGCTGCCCGCGTTCGTGCTCGCGATCGGGCCGCTCCAGTTCGACGTCGGCTCGTACGTCGGCTACACGCTGCTGGTCGTCTTCCTCGCGGCCGTCTTCGTCGCCATCGCGGTCGGCTTCTCGGCGGCGGTGCCGTCCCAGCGGCTCGCGGTCGCGGGTGCCGTCGCGGTGTACTTCGTGTTCGTCCCGCTGTGGCAGATCCTCCAGCTCCCCCTGCAGTTCTTCCTGATGGGCGGGACGCCCGGCTGGCTCCCGCTCACCGGGAACGAGGTGCTGCGGCTGGTGCGGCTCCTCAACCCGACGGGCTCGTTCAAGATCATCTCCGGGGAGTACCTCGCCGGGACGCTGCTGGCGGCCGGCGAGGTCGGACCCGAGGCGGCCGGCCAGTGGGCGACGAACATGGAGATCGCCGCCATCGCGATGCTGGTCGCGTGGCTGCTGGTGCCGCCGCTGCTGGGGCTGTGGCGATTCGAACTGGCCGACCTCTGA
- the ligA gene encoding NAD-dependent DNA ligase LigA translates to MTDAPGLDAEDLRFAEPDNPYLLDPDTDFPPADSLAREEAEEQAALLRAAVREHDHRYYAENEPLIADRTYDRLFERLVELEEAFGLDVDGSPTQSVGGTTLDELETVEHVVPMLSIDQSVEEADVREFDARVRREVGGRGDAEPAAGAGDVEYTCEPKFDGLSVELVYDDGRYARAATRGDGREGDDVTEQVRTIRSIPDRLGGDPPEFLAVRGEVYIPRDAFQEHNRERVERGEEPFANPRNAAAGTLRQLDVNAVAARPLDCFCYDVLGWEDGGRDSPATQWEELSILDDFGLKTNDRVELVGDVEDAIDYRNRLLEEREDLNYEIDGTVIKVNDVEQCERLGTTARSYRWAFAYKFPARAEVTTVEDVVVQVGRTGRLTPVALLDPVDVGGVTVSRATLHNPGEIERLGVNVGDVVRVKRAGDVIPQVAEVVESRSGEPYPFPDACPVCGSEVERDGPLAFCTGGLTCGAQLERAIEHYASRGGLDIEGLGEESVEQLREAGLVESLPDLYRLPDRREELAGLEGWGETSADNLIAEVEAAREPPLAEFLAALGVPEVGGATARNLARHFGTLEAVRTADESELAEVEDVGGTVARIVREFFTNEENAAVIDELLRFVSPQEAETPAGDADELDGLTFVFTGALTRPRSEAEELVGRHGGNATGSVSGNTDYLVVGEDPGASKRADAEANDVPVVDEEGFAELLRERGLDWPPNDER, encoded by the coding sequence ATGACCGACGCCCCCGGGCTCGACGCCGAGGACCTCCGCTTCGCCGAACCGGACAACCCCTACCTGCTCGACCCGGACACGGACTTCCCGCCCGCCGACTCGCTCGCCCGCGAGGAGGCCGAGGAGCAGGCGGCGCTGCTTCGCGCGGCCGTCCGCGAGCACGACCACCGTTACTACGCCGAGAACGAGCCGCTGATAGCCGACCGAACGTACGACAGGCTGTTCGAGCGCCTCGTGGAACTGGAGGAGGCGTTCGGCCTGGACGTCGACGGCTCGCCCACCCAGTCGGTCGGCGGGACGACGCTGGACGAACTGGAGACCGTCGAGCACGTCGTGCCGATGCTCTCCATCGACCAGTCCGTGGAGGAGGCCGACGTCCGCGAGTTCGACGCGCGGGTCCGGAGGGAGGTCGGCGGCCGAGGCGACGCCGAACCCGCCGCCGGGGCTGGCGACGTCGAGTACACCTGCGAGCCGAAGTTCGACGGGCTCTCGGTGGAACTCGTCTACGACGACGGCCGGTACGCCCGCGCCGCGACGCGGGGCGACGGCCGCGAGGGCGACGACGTGACCGAGCAGGTCCGGACCATCCGCTCGATCCCGGACCGCCTCGGCGGCGACCCGCCCGAGTTCCTCGCGGTCCGCGGCGAGGTGTACATCCCGCGGGACGCCTTCCAGGAGCACAACCGCGAGCGCGTCGAGCGCGGCGAGGAGCCGTTCGCGAACCCGCGGAACGCCGCCGCCGGCACCCTCCGACAGCTCGACGTCAACGCGGTCGCGGCCCGGCCGCTGGACTGCTTCTGCTACGACGTGCTCGGGTGGGAGGACGGCGGCCGCGACTCGCCCGCGACCCAGTGGGAGGAGCTCTCGATCCTCGACGACTTCGGGCTGAAGACGAACGACCGGGTCGAACTCGTCGGAGACGTCGAGGACGCCATCGACTACCGGAACCGGCTGCTGGAGGAGCGGGAGGACCTGAACTACGAGATCGACGGGACGGTCATCAAGGTGAACGACGTGGAGCAGTGCGAGCGACTCGGAACCACCGCGCGCTCGTACCGGTGGGCGTTCGCCTACAAGTTCCCCGCCCGCGCGGAGGTGACGACCGTCGAGGACGTCGTCGTCCAGGTCGGCCGGACGGGGCGGCTCACCCCCGTCGCGCTGCTTGACCCGGTGGACGTGGGCGGGGTCACCGTCTCGCGCGCGACGCTGCACAACCCCGGCGAGATCGAACGGCTCGGCGTGAACGTCGGCGACGTGGTCCGGGTGAAGCGCGCGGGCGACGTCATCCCGCAGGTCGCGGAGGTCGTCGAGTCCCGGAGCGGGGAGCCCTACCCGTTCCCGGACGCCTGCCCCGTCTGCGGGAGCGAGGTGGAGCGGGACGGCCCGCTGGCGTTCTGCACCGGCGGGCTGACCTGCGGCGCGCAGCTCGAGCGGGCCATCGAGCACTACGCCAGCCGGGGCGGACTGGACATCGAGGGGCTCGGCGAGGAGTCGGTCGAACAGCTCAGGGAGGCCGGGCTGGTCGAGTCGCTCCCCGACCTCTACCGCCTGCCGGACCGCCGGGAGGAACTCGCGGGTCTGGAGGGCTGGGGCGAGACGAGCGCGGACAACCTGATCGCCGAGGTCGAGGCCGCGCGCGAGCCCCCGCTCGCGGAGTTCCTCGCGGCGCTCGGCGTCCCCGAGGTCGGCGGCGCGACCGCCCGGAACCTCGCGCGCCACTTCGGCACCCTCGAGGCGGTCCGGACCGCCGACGAGTCGGAACTCGCCGAGGTCGAGGACGTCGGGGGGACGGTCGCCCGCATCGTCCGGGAGTTCTTCACGAACGAGGAGAACGCCGCCGTCATCGACGAACTCCTCCGGTTCGTGAGCCCGCAGGAGGCGGAGACGCCGGCCGGCGACGCGGACGAACTCGACGGCCTGACGTTCGTGTTCACCGGCGCGCTCACCCGGCCGCGGAGCGAGGCCGAGGAACTCGTCGGGCGCCACGGCGGGAACGCGACGGGGAGCGTGTCGGGCAACACGGACTACCTCGTCGTCGGCGAGGATCCCGGCGCGAGCAAGCGCGCCGACGCGGAGGCGAACGACGTGCCGGTCGTCGACGAGGAGGGGTTCGCGGAGTTGCTACGGGAACGCGGCCTCGACTGGCCGCCGAACGACGAGAGGTAA